From one Streptomyces sp. NBC_01478 genomic stretch:
- a CDS encoding IclR family transcriptional regulator, whose amino-acid sequence MSQTVDRALSILPLLAEGPADLGQVAERLDVHKSTALRLLRTLHEHGLVYRQSDQRYRLGARLIALAQEAMENLDIREIAHPHLVRLNEQCGHTVHLAVYEENEVLYIDKVESRYPVRMYSRIGKPVAITVAGVAKLLLADLPETERRVLSDKLDYPMYTARSTPNAPAFLRELEKVREQGWATDLGGHEESINCVAAPIRGADGRVAAAMSVSAPNVVVTADELLTLLPLVRRTADAISGEYSGRTTTRDTE is encoded by the coding sequence ATGAGTCAGACCGTCGACCGCGCGCTCAGTATCCTGCCGCTGCTCGCCGAGGGCCCCGCCGACCTCGGCCAGGTCGCCGAGCGCCTCGACGTCCACAAGTCGACGGCCCTGCGCCTCCTGCGCACCCTGCACGAACACGGCCTGGTCTACCGCCAGTCCGACCAGCGCTACCGCCTCGGCGCCCGCCTCATCGCCCTCGCCCAGGAGGCGATGGAGAACCTCGACATCCGCGAGATCGCCCACCCCCATCTCGTCCGGCTGAACGAGCAGTGCGGTCACACCGTCCACCTCGCGGTGTACGAGGAGAACGAGGTCCTCTACATCGACAAGGTGGAGAGCCGCTACCCGGTGCGCATGTACTCGCGGATCGGCAAGCCCGTCGCCATCACGGTCGCGGGCGTGGCGAAGCTGCTCCTCGCCGACCTCCCGGAAACCGAGCGGCGGGTCCTCTCCGACAAGCTCGACTACCCCATGTACACCGCCCGCTCCACCCCCAACGCCCCCGCTTTCCTGCGGGAGTTGGAGAAGGTGCGGGAACAGGGGTGGGCCACCGACCTCGGCGGCCACGAAGAGTCCATCAACTGCGTCGCCGCGCCGATCCGGGGCGCCGACGGACGCGTGGCCGCCGCGATGTCGGTCTCCGCGCCCAACGTCGTCGTCACCGCCGACGAACTCCTCACCCTGCTTCCCCTGGTCCGTCGCACGGCGGACGCCATCAGTGGTGAGTACTCCGGCAGAACAACAACCAGGGATACCGAATGA
- a CDS encoding N-acyl-D-amino-acid deacylase family protein, whose product MEELVIRDADVVDGSGAPSYRADVVIDGGRIVSIVQEAAAAGCQRPKARRELDAEGLVLSPGFIDMHAHSDLALLRDPDHSAKAAQGVTLEVVGQDGLSYAPVDDRTLAEVRRAITGWNGYGDDIDFDWRSVGEYLDRLDQGVAVNAAYLIPQGTVRMLAVGWEDREATPQELDRMRRLVAEGMEQGAVGMSSGLTYTPGMYAKDAELTELCRVVASYDGYYCPHHRSYGAGALEAYAEMVDLSREAGCSLHLAHATMNFGVNEGRAPELLTLLDEALATGADISLDTYPYTPGCTTLVAMLPSWASEGGPEAILRRLADDGTADRIRHHLEVVGSDGCHGVPMEWDTIEISGVTDPALAEYVGRRVDSWTTARHLLLADRLAPSILQHVGHEENVRQIMRHRVHTGGSDGILQGAKPHPRAYGTFPRYLGHYVRELGILPLEECVAHLTSRPAARLRLPDRGLVKEGYKADLVLFDPETVAAGSTFEEPRKLPTGIPHVLIDGRFVIEDGRRTDQLAGRSVRRTT is encoded by the coding sequence ATGGAAGAGCTGGTGATCCGGGACGCGGACGTCGTGGACGGCTCCGGCGCACCCTCCTACCGCGCCGATGTCGTGATCGACGGCGGCAGGATCGTCTCGATCGTGCAGGAGGCTGCGGCGGCGGGCTGTCAACGCCCGAAGGCGCGGCGGGAGTTGGACGCGGAGGGGCTGGTCCTCTCCCCCGGCTTCATCGACATGCACGCCCACAGCGACCTCGCCCTGCTCCGCGACCCGGACCACAGCGCCAAGGCCGCACAGGGGGTCACCCTCGAAGTCGTCGGCCAGGACGGGCTGTCGTACGCCCCCGTCGACGACCGCACGCTCGCGGAGGTGCGCCGGGCGATCACCGGGTGGAACGGCTACGGCGACGACATCGACTTCGACTGGCGGTCGGTGGGCGAGTACCTGGACCGACTGGATCAGGGCGTCGCGGTCAACGCGGCCTACTTGATCCCGCAGGGCACGGTCCGCATGCTCGCGGTCGGCTGGGAGGACCGGGAGGCGACACCCCAAGAGCTGGACCGGATGCGGCGGTTGGTCGCCGAGGGCATGGAACAGGGCGCGGTCGGCATGTCGTCCGGGCTCACCTACACGCCCGGCATGTACGCCAAGGACGCCGAACTCACCGAACTCTGCCGGGTGGTGGCGTCGTACGACGGCTACTACTGCCCGCACCACCGCTCGTACGGCGCGGGCGCGCTGGAGGCCTACGCGGAAATGGTGGACCTGTCGAGGGAGGCCGGCTGCTCCCTGCATCTGGCCCACGCCACCATGAACTTCGGCGTGAACGAGGGCCGGGCACCGGAGCTGCTGACCCTCCTGGACGAGGCGCTGGCGACCGGCGCGGACATCAGCCTGGACACCTACCCGTACACCCCCGGCTGCACAACTCTCGTGGCGATGCTGCCGAGTTGGGCGAGCGAGGGCGGCCCGGAGGCGATCCTGAGGCGGCTGGCGGACGACGGGACCGCCGACCGCATCCGCCATCACCTGGAGGTGGTCGGCTCGGACGGCTGCCACGGGGTGCCGATGGAGTGGGACACGATCGAGATCTCGGGGGTCACGGATCCCGCGCTGGCGGAGTATGTGGGCCGCCGCGTCGACAGTTGGACCACGGCCCGCCATCTCCTCCTGGCCGACCGGCTCGCCCCGTCGATCCTCCAGCACGTGGGCCACGAGGAGAACGTCCGGCAGATCATGCGGCACCGCGTCCACACGGGCGGCTCGGACGGCATCCTCCAGGGCGCGAAGCCGCATCCGCGGGCGTACGGCACGTTCCCGCGCTATCTCGGCCACTACGTACGGGAGTTGGGGATCCTGCCGCTGGAGGAGTGCGTGGCTCACCTCACGTCCCGCCCGGCGGCGCGGCTGCGCCTGCCGGACCGGGGCCTGGTCAAGGAGGGCTACAAGGCGGACCTGGTCCTCTTCGACCCCGAGACGGTGGCGGCGGGTTCGACGTTCGAGGAGCCGCGCAAGCTCCCGACCGGGATTCCCCACGTCCTGATCGACGGCCGTTTCGTGATCGAGGACGGCCGTCGAACGGACCAACTGGCGGGGAGATCCGTACGCCGCACTACATAA
- a CDS encoding GntP family permease produces the protein MSLPLAATAPATPPHTGGLLLLLDGTAGLLTVAALGIALLLFLIIKVRLQPFVALLAVSITVGLLAGLSVTELFGTVQRSDAVSTIESGMGGILGHVAIIIGLGTMLGAILEVSGGAEVLASRLLNLFGEKRAPLAMGLTGLIFGIPVFFDVGIFVLAPIVYAAAKRGGKSILLYCLPLLAGLSMTHAFLPPHPGPVAAAGLLHVQLGWVILMGIVCGIPAVLAAWAYAAWIGKRIFVAVPQDMVEAAAEAKQAVIDEQRASGVEPQEKPVALGTVLAIIGTPLVLILAATFSSIAFDPSTGRSVVEFFGSPFVALTIALLLAYYLLGLRRGWSRKSLETVSTASLKPVGNIILVVGAGGVFGAVLKASGVAQALSDTFHDVGLPVLVLSYLISLVLRVAQGSATVAIVTTAGIVAPLLAEGDHSQAFVALVIMAISAGSIFASHVNDGGFWMVAKYFGITERDTLKTWTVLESVLSVAGFAVAAVLSVFV, from the coding sequence ATGTCCCTACCGCTCGCCGCCACCGCCCCCGCGACCCCGCCCCACACCGGAGGGTTGCTCCTCCTACTCGACGGCACAGCAGGCCTGTTGACGGTCGCCGCCCTCGGGATCGCACTGCTCCTCTTCCTGATCATCAAGGTCAGACTCCAGCCCTTCGTGGCCCTCCTCGCCGTCTCCATAACCGTCGGCCTGCTCGCCGGTCTGTCGGTCACCGAACTCTTCGGCACGGTCCAGCGCTCGGACGCCGTCTCCACCATCGAGTCCGGCATGGGCGGCATCCTCGGCCATGTCGCGATCATCATCGGCCTCGGCACGATGCTCGGCGCGATCCTCGAAGTCAGCGGCGGCGCAGAGGTGTTGGCGTCGAGGCTGCTGAATCTCTTCGGTGAGAAGAGGGCCCCGCTCGCCATGGGCCTCACCGGCCTGATCTTCGGCATCCCGGTCTTCTTCGACGTCGGCATCTTCGTCCTCGCGCCGATCGTGTACGCCGCCGCCAAGCGCGGCGGCAAGTCGATCCTGCTCTACTGCCTGCCGCTGCTCGCGGGCCTGTCGATGACCCACGCGTTCCTGCCGCCGCACCCCGGCCCGGTGGCGGCGGCGGGTCTCCTCCACGTCCAGCTCGGCTGGGTCATCCTCATGGGCATCGTCTGCGGCATCCCCGCCGTGCTCGCCGCGTGGGCCTACGCGGCCTGGATCGGCAAGCGGATCTTCGTGGCCGTACCGCAGGACATGGTCGAGGCGGCGGCCGAGGCGAAGCAGGCGGTCATCGACGAACAGCGGGCGTCCGGCGTCGAACCGCAGGAGAAGCCGGTGGCGCTGGGCACGGTCCTCGCGATCATCGGCACGCCCCTCGTCCTGATCCTCGCGGCCACCTTCTCGTCGATCGCCTTCGACCCGTCCACCGGCCGCTCGGTGGTGGAGTTCTTCGGCAGCCCCTTCGTCGCCCTGACCATCGCGCTCCTCCTCGCGTACTACCTCCTGGGTCTACGTCGGGGCTGGTCCCGCAAGTCCCTGGAGACCGTCTCCACCGCGTCCCTCAAGCCGGTCGGCAACATCATCCTGGTCGTCGGCGCGGGCGGGGTCTTCGGCGCCGTCCTCAAGGCGAGCGGCGTCGCCCAGGCCCTCTCGGACACCTTCCACGACGTAGGCCTCCCGGTGCTCGTGCTGTCGTACCTGATCTCGCTGGTACTGCGGGTCGCGCAGGGCTCGGCGACGGTCGCCATCGTGACCACGGCGGGCATCGTGGCCCCCCTCCTCGCCGAGGGCGACCACTCGCAGGCCTTCGTCGCGCTCGTCATCATGGCGATCTCGGCGGGCTCGATCTTCGCCTCGCACGTCAACGACGGGGGCTTCTGGATGGTGGCCAAGTACTTCGGGATCACCGAGCGGGACACCCTGAAGACGTGGACCGTGCTGGAGTCGGTGTTGTCCGTCGCGGGGTTCGCGGTGGCGGCCGTATTGAGCGTCTTCGTGTAG
- a CDS encoding M14 family metallopeptidase, with translation MRLRIRGSGARSGRRTAALAVLMALALAAPVTETATAAKATADSSPQTSPTADDIRQYEIHVDHNTPVTRTAIAAAGVTVDESDEETVVVSGRAAQIKQLRQQGYDVSLLGSAPDRSSAADVGILDFPTADSKYHNYAEANAEIDQRLAAYPGIMSKKVIGKSYQGRDIVAIKVSDNVATDESEPEVLFTFHQHAREHMTVEMALYLLRELGAGYGTDSRVTNIVNNREIWIVPDLNPDGGEYDIATGAYRSWRKNRQPNSGSSYVGTDLNRNWNYKWGCCGGSSTSTSSETYRGTSAESAPEVKVVADFVRSRVVGGKQQITAGIDFHTYSELVLWPFGYTYSDTATGMTADDAAAFKAVGQKMGASNGYTAEQSSDLYITDGSIDDYLWGSQKIFDYTFEMYPTSSSGGGFYPPDEVIERETSRNRDAVFQLLENADCMYRSIGKAAQYCA, from the coding sequence ATGCGACTTCGCATACGCGGCTCAGGCGCCCGAAGCGGCAGACGCACCGCCGCGCTCGCCGTCCTGATGGCCCTCGCCCTCGCCGCCCCCGTCACGGAGACGGCCACGGCGGCCAAGGCCACCGCCGACAGCTCGCCGCAGACTTCCCCGACCGCGGACGACATCCGCCAGTACGAGATCCACGTCGACCACAACACCCCGGTCACGCGTACGGCCATCGCGGCCGCCGGCGTCACCGTGGACGAGTCCGACGAGGAGACCGTGGTCGTCTCCGGCCGCGCCGCCCAGATCAAACAACTGCGCCAACAGGGCTACGACGTCTCGCTGTTGGGCTCCGCCCCGGACCGTTCCTCGGCCGCGGACGTAGGGATCCTCGACTTCCCTACAGCCGACTCGAAGTACCACAACTACGCCGAGGCGAACGCGGAGATCGACCAGCGGCTCGCCGCCTACCCCGGCATCATGAGCAAGAAGGTGATCGGCAAGTCGTACCAGGGCCGGGACATCGTCGCCATCAAGGTCAGCGACAACGTGGCCACCGACGAGAGCGAACCCGAGGTCCTGTTCACCTTCCACCAGCACGCCCGCGAACACATGACCGTGGAGATGGCGCTGTACCTGCTGCGCGAGCTGGGCGCGGGCTACGGCACCGACTCCCGCGTCACGAACATCGTGAACAACCGCGAGATCTGGATCGTGCCCGATCTCAACCCGGACGGCGGCGAGTACGACATCGCGACCGGCGCCTACCGGTCCTGGCGCAAGAACCGCCAGCCCAACTCCGGTTCCAGCTACGTCGGTACGGACCTCAACCGGAACTGGAACTACAAGTGGGGCTGCTGCGGCGGCTCTTCGACCTCGACCTCGTCCGAGACCTACCGGGGCACGTCCGCCGAGTCGGCGCCCGAGGTGAAGGTGGTCGCGGACTTCGTGCGGAGCCGGGTCGTCGGCGGGAAGCAGCAGATCACCGCGGGCATCGACTTCCACACGTACAGCGAACTGGTGCTGTGGCCGTTCGGGTACACGTACTCCGACACCGCGACCGGGATGACCGCTGACGACGCCGCCGCGTTCAAGGCCGTCGGCCAGAAGATGGGCGCGAGCAACGGCTACACGGCCGAGCAGTCCAGCGACCTGTACATCACGGACGGTTCGATCGACGACTACCTCTGGGGCAGTCAGAAGATCTTCGACTACACCTTCGAGATGTATCCGACGTCCAGTTCCGGGGGTGGGTTCTACCCGCCCGACGAGGTCATCGAGCGGGAGACCTCCCGGAACCGGGACGCGGTGTTCCAACTGCTGGAGAACGCGGACTGCATGTACCGGTCCATCGGCAAAGCGGCCCAGTACTGCGCCTAG
- a CDS encoding sugar kinase, producing MTADGQSTAARDVVDVVALGESMVTFLPSRPGRLADVPSFDRAIGGAESNVACVLAAAGHTVRWVSRVGADGFGDHLVETIGGYGVDVSAVRRDQARPTGIYFRTAGDRATDAHEVAYYRAGSAASAMAVTNVDLAAVRAGRVLHLSGITPMLSDDCLALVRELTALRARRPLISFDVNHRPALGRSADGPSVLLELARGADLVFVGEDEAAEVWGLVGADAVRAAFPDPETLVVKQGGRGATAFHRDSVTFVPAPHVDVVAEVGAGDAFAAGFLSATLRGLPVRDRLRHGHLTAAAALTVPGDLASPPVRDHADRLVALDEQAWGRLRLGPGWTDAADWADEEVCTP from the coding sequence GTGACCGCCGACGGACAGTCCACCGCCGCCCGTGACGTCGTGGACGTCGTAGCGCTGGGCGAGTCCATGGTCACGTTCCTACCCAGTCGTCCGGGCCGCCTCGCCGATGTGCCGTCCTTCGACCGCGCCATCGGCGGCGCGGAGTCGAATGTGGCGTGCGTCCTGGCTGCCGCCGGGCACACCGTCCGGTGGGTCAGCCGGGTGGGGGCGGACGGCTTCGGCGACCATCTCGTCGAGACCATCGGCGGGTACGGCGTGGACGTGTCCGCCGTGCGGCGTGACCAGGCACGGCCGACCGGCATCTACTTCCGCACCGCCGGGGACCGGGCCACCGACGCGCACGAGGTCGCGTACTACCGGGCCGGGTCCGCCGCCTCCGCGATGGCCGTGACCAACGTCGACCTGGCCGCCGTACGGGCCGGGCGGGTGCTGCATCTGTCCGGGATCACCCCGATGCTCTCCGACGACTGTCTCGCCCTGGTCCGTGAGCTGACCGCGCTCCGCGCCCGCCGCCCGCTGATCTCCTTCGACGTCAACCACCGCCCCGCGCTGGGGCGTTCGGCCGACGGACCGAGCGTGCTGCTGGAGCTGGCGCGCGGCGCGGACCTCGTCTTCGTCGGCGAGGACGAGGCCGCCGAGGTCTGGGGGCTCGTCGGGGCCGATGCCGTACGGGCCGCGTTCCCCGACCCCGAGACGCTCGTCGTCAAGCAGGGCGGACGCGGCGCCACCGCCTTCCACAGGGACTCCGTCACCTTCGTGCCCGCGCCGCACGTCGACGTCGTCGCCGAGGTCGGCGCCGGGGACGCCTTCGCCGCCGGGTTCCTCTCCGCGACCCTGCGGGGCCTTCCCGTACGGGACCGGCTCCGGCACGGGCACCTCACGGCCGCCGCCGCCCTCACCGTCCCCGGCGACCTCGCCTCCCCGCCGGTCCGTGACCACGCCGACCGGCTGGTCGCCCTGGACGAGCAGGCGTGGGGGAGACTTCGACTCGGCCCCGGCTGGACCGACGCCGCCGACTGGGCCGACGAGGAGGTATGTACGCCATGA
- a CDS encoding RidA family protein, with the protein MTDKTALTPKTHTTPPAKFSHGVRKGNILQVAGQVGFLPAEDGKPPTPAGPTLREQTLQTLANVQAILEEGGASWEDAMMIRVYLTDVDHFAEMNAIYNEYFEEQELTAPPAARTTVYVGLPAGLLIEIDALAVLS; encoded by the coding sequence ATGACCGACAAGACCGCGCTCACGCCCAAGACCCACACCACCCCGCCCGCCAAGTTCTCGCACGGCGTCCGCAAGGGGAACATCCTCCAGGTCGCCGGCCAGGTCGGCTTCCTCCCCGCCGAGGACGGCAAGCCGCCCACGCCGGCCGGCCCGACCCTGCGCGAGCAGACCCTCCAGACCCTCGCCAACGTCCAGGCGATCCTGGAGGAGGGCGGCGCGAGCTGGGAGGACGCGATGATGATCCGCGTCTATCTGACGGACGTGGACCACTTCGCCGAGATGAACGCGATCTACAACGAGTACTTCGAGGAGCAGGAACTGACGGCTCCTCCCGCCGCGCGCACGACGGTCTACGTCGGCCTGCCGGCCGGCCTGCTCATCGAGATCGACGCGCTGGCCGTGCTGAGCTAG
- a CDS encoding amino acid deaminase, with protein MVRDTGTEALARLAGERVDHRFKGLPPDADGRTVTELAAQRRNLFTGGFTTPVLALSAERLEHNLRLMETYATRHHLAFAPHGKTSMAPQLFHRQLAHGAWGITLAVPHQVRVAREFGIDRIFLANELVDPAALKWISSQLDTDPAFRFICYVDSVRGVELMDAALRGAARPLDVVVELAAGEGARTGVRTEAECAAVADAVAAVGTLRLVGVAGYEGEVPQADPERVHAWLRRLVSLAVEFDKGGRFRGVDEIVVSAGGSAWFDAVADVFAELPELSLPALKLLRSGAYVSHDDGHYREITPFTRIPEEGALEPAFRLWAQIVSRPSPEQAFANAGKRDAAYDLDLPFAQVVRRDGTERPATGVEVTGLSDQHAWLRTTAEADLEVGDWVGLGLSHPCTSFDKWQLIPVAEADGTVVDYIRTFF; from the coding sequence ATGGTCCGCGACACCGGTACCGAAGCGCTCGCCCGGCTCGCCGGGGAACGCGTCGACCACCGTTTCAAGGGCCTCCCCCCGGACGCGGACGGCCGCACCGTCACCGAGCTGGCGGCCCAGCGCCGCAACCTCTTCACCGGCGGCTTCACCACCCCCGTCCTCGCCCTCTCCGCCGAGCGCCTGGAGCACAACCTCCGCCTCATGGAGACCTACGCGACCCGCCACCACCTCGCCTTCGCCCCGCACGGCAAGACCTCCATGGCCCCCCAGCTCTTCCACCGCCAACTCGCCCACGGCGCCTGGGGCATCACCCTCGCGGTCCCCCACCAGGTGCGCGTGGCAAGGGAGTTCGGGATCGACCGGATCTTCCTCGCGAACGAACTCGTCGACCCGGCAGCCCTGAAATGGATCTCGTCCCAGCTCGACACCGACCCCGCCTTCCGTTTCATCTGCTACGTCGACTCCGTGCGCGGGGTCGAGCTGATGGACGCGGCTCTGCGCGGCGCCGCCCGCCCGCTGGACGTCGTCGTGGAGCTGGCCGCCGGCGAGGGCGCCCGCACCGGCGTGCGCACGGAGGCGGAGTGCGCGGCGGTCGCGGACGCGGTGGCCGCCGTAGGGACACTGCGGCTGGTCGGGGTCGCCGGGTACGAAGGGGAGGTACCGCAGGCGGATCCGGAGCGGGTGCACGCGTGGCTGCGGCGACTGGTCTCGCTGGCCGTGGAGTTCGACAAGGGCGGGCGTTTTCGGGGGGTTGACGAGATCGTGGTCAGCGCGGGTGGCAGCGCGTGGTTCGACGCGGTGGCCGACGTCTTCGCCGAACTGCCCGAACTCTCGCTCCCGGCACTGAAGTTGCTGCGCTCGGGCGCCTACGTCTCGCACGACGACGGCCACTACCGCGAGATCACCCCCTTCACCCGCATCCCCGAAGAGGGCGCCCTGGAGCCCGCGTTCCGGCTCTGGGCGCAGATCGTCTCCCGCCCCTCCCCCGAGCAGGCCTTCGCCAACGCGGGCAAGCGGGACGCGGCCTACGACCTCGACCTCCCCTTCGCCCAGGTCGTCCGCCGGGACGGCACCGAGCGCCCGGCGACCGGCGTCGAGGTCACCGGCCTGTCCGACCAGCACGCCTGGCTGCGGACGACGGCCGAGGCGGACCTGGAGGTGGGTGACTGGGTCGGCCTGGGCCTGTCCCACCCCTGCACGTCCTTCGACAAGTGGCAGTTGATCCCGGTGGCGGAGGCGGACGGGACGGTCGTCGACTACATCCGTACGTTCTTCTAG